A stretch of Kaistella flava (ex Peng et al. 2021) DNA encodes these proteins:
- a CDS encoding YoaK family protein translates to MFSHIGKTRTPKHNLGIASLLSFVAGLVNVVGFFSVQKLTTNVTGHFAFFVDEVFKLNFENAFHVALFIIFFFLGAFFANFMVETYSRIRESETYIFPIITEAIILGIIAFTGNYLIKENPDVIAYSLLFAMGMQNSLVTSISKSIVRTTHLTGLFTDMGIEFSQLFFFKDQFHKRRLIKSIKLRLTIIFMFFFGGLSGGVLFEHFSIKSLILGSAILLGGLLYDFMKIQFLLLKRRRG, encoded by the coding sequence ATGTTTTCACACATCGGCAAAACCAGAACACCAAAACATAACCTCGGCATTGCGTCCTTACTTTCGTTTGTTGCCGGTTTGGTCAATGTTGTGGGGTTTTTCTCCGTACAAAAATTAACCACCAATGTTACCGGACATTTCGCTTTTTTCGTCGACGAAGTTTTCAAACTCAATTTCGAAAATGCCTTTCACGTTGCGCTCTTTATAATTTTCTTTTTCTTAGGAGCCTTCTTTGCCAATTTTATGGTCGAAACCTATTCCAGAATTCGAGAAAGTGAAACCTATATATTTCCAATTATTACCGAAGCAATCATTCTCGGTATAATTGCGTTTACCGGAAATTATTTAATCAAAGAAAATCCAGATGTAATCGCTTACAGTTTACTTTTTGCCATGGGAATGCAAAATTCTTTAGTGACCAGTATTTCAAAATCAATTGTCCGAACCACACATCTAACGGGACTTTTCACCGATATGGGAATAGAATTTTCCCAACTCTTTTTTTTCAAAGATCAATTTCACAAACGAAGATTAATAAAGTCCATCAAATTACGACTCACCATCATTTTCATGTTCTTTTTCGGTGGCCTTTCCGGTGGTGTTTTATTCGAGCATTTTAGCATAAAATCCCTAATTCTTGGGTCTGCGATTTTGCTGGGAGGACTGCTTTATGATTTCATGAAAATCCAGTTTCTTTTATTAAAACGCAGGAGAGGATGA
- a CDS encoding polyprenyl synthetase family protein, with amino-acid sequence MANIVEEIKKPINAEMKLFEQKFYESMQSNVALLDKVTRFIVTTKGKQMRPMFVFLCAKLVGDVNEKTFRGASMIELIHTATLVHDDVVDESFKRRNFFSINALWKNKIAVLVGDYLLSKAVLLSTDHKDFDLLAVISRTIREMAEGELLQLEKARKLDITEDVYYEIIRQKTATLIAACCEIGVLSASNDETLSKKMMEFGTLTGMAFQIKDDLFDYLTTTIIGKPVGIDIKEQKMTLPLIYALKTANEKDRKYYFTTIKRYNNDQKRVKELIAFVKSSGGLDYAVDKMKEYQQNAKDILAEFPDSEAKKSLQLMLDYVIERKF; translated from the coding sequence GTGGCGAACATCGTAGAAGAAATTAAAAAACCAATTAATGCAGAGATGAAACTTTTTGAACAGAAGTTTTACGAATCGATGCAGAGCAATGTAGCACTTTTGGATAAGGTTACACGATTTATCGTGACTACAAAAGGAAAACAAATGCGTCCGATGTTTGTATTTCTTTGCGCAAAACTGGTTGGTGACGTGAACGAAAAGACCTTTCGTGGAGCTTCCATGATTGAGTTGATTCATACCGCGACTTTGGTTCATGATGATGTTGTAGATGAAAGTTTTAAACGTCGTAATTTCTTTTCTATTAACGCTTTATGGAAAAATAAAATTGCAGTTCTAGTAGGAGATTATCTTTTATCGAAAGCAGTTTTACTTTCTACCGATCATAAAGATTTCGATTTGCTTGCTGTAATTTCCAGAACGATCCGTGAGATGGCAGAAGGGGAATTGTTACAATTGGAGAAAGCCCGTAAATTAGATATTACTGAAGATGTTTACTACGAAATTATCCGTCAGAAAACCGCCACTTTAATTGCTGCTTGTTGCGAAATAGGAGTTCTCTCTGCCAGCAACGATGAAACGTTATCCAAGAAAATGATGGAATTTGGTACATTGACCGGAATGGCTTTCCAGATTAAAGATGATTTATTCGATTATCTGACGACCACAATCATAGGTAAACCTGTTGGAATTGACATTAAAGAGCAAAAGATGACTTTGCCATTAATTTATGCTTTAAAAACGGCTAATGAAAAAGACCGTAAATATTATTTCACTACGATTAAGCGCTATAACAACGACCAGAAAAGAGTGAAAGAACTCATTGCGTTTGTAAAAAGCTCTGGTGGGTTAGATTACGCAGTCGATAAAATGAAAGAATATCAGCAAAACGCAAAAGATATTCTCGCTGAATTCCCAGATTCTGAAGCTAAGAAATCATTACAATTAATGCTTGATTACGTTATTGAAAGGAAATTCTAA
- a CDS encoding copper-transporting P-type ATPase: MSNTNIPPSERISPSSVYYCPMECEGEKVYFTPGKRCPTCNMFLVPIEERADYQNKPQTFSKTNLPESFEEKIGEYFCPMFCESDKTYASDVGCPVCHMHLEKITQNLVDASTHHHHKEKIAPVIDQESNAGKYYCPMFCEGDKVYDSNVGCPVCGMDLVKIPEKGEKASDDDTYKLLRNKFLISLIFTIPVFILSMGGMWFKFPFSNKVQGFLELALSVPVIFYAGWFILKRGFISFKTWNLNMFSLIALGAFAAFFFSLLALFFPEILPHEISHEGKTPLYFESVCVILTLVIMGQMLEARAHQKTGKAIEELMNLSPDEANLIINNIEKKVPLSEVKIGNFLRVKPGEKIPVDGKITEGNSTVDESMITGEPIPMEKSSGMKVTSGTINGNGTFLMKAEKVGDETLLSQIIKMVNDATRSKAPIQKLADKISKIFVPTVIGISVLTFILWRIFGGENALIYALVNAVAVLIVACPCALGLATPMSLTVGIAKGAKNGILIKNAEALEQMHKVNVLITDKTGTLTEGKPKLDEVIPSDNVDKTLVLKLAASLNQNSEHPLSNAVLTEFKKENHDFEKIENFENISGKGVKGIIDGETVLLGNNSLLKQFNIEIPDSLKQKITENEDKAKTISFLAKGNQVLGILSFSDNIKESSKRAIQYLQENNVEVIMMTGDNEHTAKAVAQELGIEKYFANCLPQDKLAEIKRLQAEGKIVAMTGDGINDAPALAQSNVGIAMGTGTDVAIESAQITLLKGDILGVAKAKILSEKLLKNIRENLFFAFLYNTLGIPVAAGLLYPIFGILMSPMIAAAAMSFSSVSVILNSLRLNGVDLKIK, translated from the coding sequence ATGTCCAATACCAACATCCCTCCATCTGAGCGGATTTCCCCGAGTTCTGTATATTATTGTCCAATGGAATGTGAAGGCGAAAAAGTCTATTTTACTCCCGGGAAGCGTTGTCCAACTTGTAATATGTTTCTTGTTCCAATCGAGGAAAGAGCCGATTATCAGAACAAACCTCAGACTTTTTCAAAAACCAATTTACCGGAAAGTTTCGAAGAAAAAATTGGCGAGTATTTTTGTCCTATGTTTTGTGAAAGCGATAAGACTTATGCGTCTGATGTTGGCTGTCCAGTTTGTCACATGCATCTCGAAAAAATCACACAAAATTTGGTGGATGCTTCAACTCACCATCATCACAAAGAAAAAATAGCACCGGTCATCGACCAAGAAAGTAATGCTGGGAAATATTATTGCCCGATGTTTTGTGAAGGCGACAAAGTTTATGATTCTAATGTAGGCTGTCCGGTTTGCGGAATGGATTTGGTTAAAATTCCGGAGAAAGGAGAAAAAGCTTCCGATGATGACACGTATAAATTGTTAAGGAATAAATTTCTGATTTCCTTAATTTTTACCATTCCGGTTTTCATTTTATCAATGGGCGGAATGTGGTTTAAATTTCCTTTTTCAAATAAAGTTCAGGGGTTTTTAGAATTAGCACTTTCAGTTCCAGTGATCTTTTATGCAGGTTGGTTTATTTTAAAAAGAGGATTTATTTCCTTTAAAACCTGGAACCTCAATATGTTCTCGCTAATTGCTTTAGGTGCATTTGCAGCTTTCTTTTTCAGTTTATTGGCATTATTCTTTCCTGAAATATTACCCCACGAAATTTCTCATGAAGGAAAAACACCGCTTTATTTTGAATCGGTTTGCGTGATTTTAACTTTGGTGATCATGGGTCAAATGCTTGAAGCTAGGGCGCACCAAAAAACAGGAAAAGCGATTGAAGAGTTAATGAACCTTTCACCCGATGAAGCTAATCTCATTATTAATAATATCGAAAAGAAAGTTCCGCTTTCTGAAGTTAAAATCGGTAATTTCTTGAGAGTGAAACCAGGAGAAAAAATTCCAGTTGACGGAAAAATTACGGAGGGAAATTCTACGGTTGACGAAAGCATGATTACGGGCGAACCAATTCCGATGGAGAAAAGCTCAGGAATGAAGGTGACTTCCGGAACGATTAATGGGAACGGAACCTTTTTAATGAAAGCGGAAAAAGTAGGTGACGAAACCTTGCTTTCTCAAATTATTAAAATGGTAAATGATGCGACCAGAAGTAAAGCACCCATTCAGAAATTAGCAGATAAAATTTCTAAAATATTCGTTCCTACCGTAATTGGAATTTCAGTTTTGACCTTTATTTTATGGCGAATTTTTGGTGGAGAGAATGCCTTAATTTATGCTTTGGTAAATGCTGTAGCTGTTTTAATTGTGGCTTGTCCGTGTGCTTTAGGATTAGCAACACCGATGTCTTTAACGGTCGGAATTGCGAAAGGTGCTAAAAATGGAATCCTCATTAAGAATGCTGAAGCACTTGAACAAATGCATAAAGTAAACGTTCTAATTACCGACAAGACAGGAACTTTAACTGAGGGGAAACCAAAATTGGATGAAGTGATTCCTTCTGATAATGTTGACAAAACTTTGGTTTTAAAATTAGCAGCTTCTTTAAATCAAAATTCAGAACATCCACTTTCAAATGCCGTTTTAACTGAATTTAAAAAAGAAAATCACGATTTTGAAAAAATAGAAAATTTTGAAAACATTTCCGGAAAAGGGGTAAAAGGAATAATTGATGGTGAAACAGTTTTACTTGGGAATAATTCTCTTTTAAAACAATTTAACATTGAAATTCCAGATTCTTTAAAACAGAAAATAACCGAAAATGAAGATAAAGCAAAAACAATTTCTTTCTTAGCCAAAGGAAATCAGGTTTTAGGAATCCTTAGTTTTTCAGATAATATTAAAGAAAGTTCGAAACGTGCCATTCAGTATTTACAAGAAAATAATGTTGAAGTTATTATGATGACTGGCGATAATGAACATACTGCGAAAGCCGTTGCCCAGGAATTGGGTATTGAAAAATACTTTGCGAATTGCTTGCCACAGGATAAATTAGCAGAAATAAAAAGACTTCAAGCCGAAGGAAAAATAGTTGCCATGACTGGAGATGGAATTAATGACGCTCCGGCCTTAGCACAATCTAACGTAGGAATTGCGATGGGAACCGGAACCGATGTTGCCATTGAAAGTGCGCAAATTACTTTGCTAAAAGGTGATATTTTAGGTGTTGCAAAAGCAAAAATTTTAAGTGAGAAATTATTGAAGAATATTAGAGAAAATCTATTCTTCGCATTTCTCTATAATACCTTGGGAATACCAGTTGCAGCAGGATTGCTTTACCCTATTTTCGGAATTCTGATGAGTCCGATGATTGCAGCTGCAGCGATGAGTTTTAGTTCAGTTTCGGTGATTCTAAATTCGTTGCGATTAAATGGAGTTGATTTGAAAATCAAGTAA
- a CDS encoding DNA-deoxyinosine glycosylase translates to MNRISSFPPIVSKNSKILILGSVPGVKSLEMQEYYAHPQNKFWRILFELFQEEFTTEYVEKIEFLKRNDIAVWDVIDSCERKGSLDTEIKNENHHNILQLLEDFPSIKVIFCNRNPLKLWLKSFQMI, encoded by the coding sequence ATGAATCGTATTTCTTCTTTTCCACCAATTGTTTCTAAAAATTCTAAGATTTTAATTTTAGGTTCTGTTCCTGGTGTTAAATCTTTGGAAATGCAGGAATATTATGCCCATCCACAAAATAAATTCTGGAGAATTTTATTTGAATTATTTCAAGAAGAATTCACCACAGAATATGTTGAAAAAATAGAATTTTTGAAAAGAAACGATATTGCCGTTTGGGACGTCATTGATTCCTGCGAAAGAAAAGGAAGTTTAGATACAGAAATTAAAAACGAAAATCATCATAATATTTTGCAGTTGTTGGAAGATTTTCCGTCGATAAAAGTCATCTTTTGTAATAGAAATCCTTTAAAACTTTGGCTAAAATCCTTCCAAATGATTTGA
- the rlmN gene encoding 23S rRNA (adenine(2503)-C(2))-methyltransferase RlmN, with protein MKDIRTLSLDQLQEYFVSLGEKPFRAKQVYDWLWSKNMHSIEEMTNLSKDLRDRISKEYLINPISVDQLQRSKDGTIKNGVKLHDGLLVESVLIPTETRTTACVSSQVGCSLNCEFCATARLKRMRNLEVAEIVDQVALIDRQSKLYFDRPLSNIVFMGMGEPMMNYKNVVESIKKITEPEGMGMSPRRITVSTSGIPKMIKMLADEDIKVKLALSLHSAIEKKRNEIMPFSDKFPLTDIMDSLKYWYEKTGNIITFEYCVWKGINDQDEDIKALIRYCKQIPSKVNLIQYNPIGDGKYDQCNKAAEDNYVRQLEKAGITVLIRRSRGGDIDAACGQLANKSSE; from the coding sequence ATGAAGGATATCCGAACTTTATCACTCGATCAATTACAGGAATATTTCGTCTCTTTAGGCGAGAAACCTTTTCGTGCAAAACAAGTCTATGATTGGCTTTGGAGCAAAAACATGCATTCGATCGAGGAGATGACGAATCTTTCTAAAGACTTGAGAGACCGTATTTCAAAGGAATATTTGATTAATCCTATTTCGGTAGATCAACTTCAAAGGTCGAAAGATGGAACCATTAAAAATGGCGTAAAATTACATGACGGACTTTTGGTAGAATCCGTTTTAATTCCGACCGAAACAAGAACTACAGCTTGTGTTTCTTCTCAAGTTGGCTGTTCATTGAATTGTGAATTTTGTGCAACTGCACGATTGAAAAGAATGCGAAATCTTGAAGTCGCAGAAATTGTAGATCAAGTTGCCTTAATCGACAGACAAAGTAAATTATATTTCGACCGACCACTTTCAAACATTGTGTTTATGGGAATGGGAGAGCCGATGATGAATTACAAAAACGTTGTCGAATCCATCAAAAAAATTACCGAACCTGAAGGAATGGGAATGTCACCAAGACGAATTACCGTTTCTACATCCGGAATTCCGAAGATGATTAAAATGTTGGCTGATGAAGATATCAAAGTGAAATTAGCACTTTCTTTACATTCCGCTATCGAGAAAAAGAGAAACGAAATTATGCCTTTCTCTGATAAATTCCCGTTAACTGATATTATGGATTCCCTAAAATATTGGTACGAAAAAACAGGAAATATTATCACTTTTGAATACTGCGTTTGGAAAGGAATTAATGACCAGGACGAAGATATCAAAGCATTAATTCGTTATTGTAAGCAGATTCCGAGTAAAGTGAATCTAATTCAATACAATCCAATCGGTGACGGAAAATACGACCAATGCAATAAAGCAGCGGAAGACAACTACGTTCGACAATTAGAAAAAGCCGGAATTACCGTTCTTATTCGCAGAAGTCGCGGCGGCGATATCGACGCAGCTTGCGGACAACTAGCCAACAAAAGCAGTGAGTAA
- a CDS encoding PH domain-containing protein: MINTREFDTAKMDETTKILTIILLLFLILFPISSFFFEPPKPVISITSFVLMYGVIFISYGFIPKRIAVSNDQILVKNLYGPIVININEIETFNKIEKTGLNLRTAGVGGLFGYFGYFNGKDVWYVTNRHKKVKMVLKSGKVYVISPENPDDFVKEIQKRKSEMV, from the coding sequence ATGATAAATACCAGAGAATTCGACACCGCAAAGATGGATGAGACGACGAAGATATTAACAATAATTCTTTTACTGTTTCTCATCTTATTTCCAATATCTTCTTTTTTCTTTGAACCGCCAAAACCAGTGATTTCAATTACCAGTTTTGTGTTGATGTATGGAGTTATTTTTATTTCCTATGGATTTATTCCTAAAAGAATTGCGGTTTCTAACGACCAGATTTTAGTTAAAAACTTATACGGTCCAATCGTCATTAATATCAATGAAATTGAAACTTTTAATAAAATAGAAAAAACTGGATTAAACCTTAGAACTGCTGGAGTCGGCGGACTTTTTGGCTATTTCGGCTATTTTAATGGAAAAGATGTTTGGTATGTAACCAACAGACATAAAAAAGTAAAGATGGTTTTAAAGTCTGGAAAAGTATATGTCATTAGTCCTGAAAATCCTGATGATTTTGTTAAAGAAATTCAAAAGAGAAAGAGCGAAATGGTTTAG
- a CDS encoding four helix bundle protein, whose protein sequence is MRKVNFSKSKFFYEKNDLLERTFWFGIHCLKFLRKLPNDPEYRLIRFQLGKSSTSLGANYEESQAGSSKADFKNKVKISLRETRESNYWLRVIKALEEGQNEELDQLLAESTELKNIFGAIVNNTKL, encoded by the coding sequence ATTAGAAAGGTTAACTTTAGTAAATCAAAATTTTTTTATGAAAAAAATGATTTACTAGAGAGGACCTTTTGGTTTGGAATTCATTGTCTAAAGTTTTTAAGGAAACTTCCAAATGATCCAGAATATCGGTTAATACGATTTCAACTGGGGAAATCTTCAACTTCACTTGGTGCTAATTATGAAGAATCTCAAGCGGGCTCTTCAAAAGCAGACTTTAAAAATAAAGTCAAAATTTCTTTACGAGAAACAAGAGAATCTAATTATTGGTTAAGAGTGATTAAAGCACTCGAAGAAGGACAGAATGAAGAATTGGATCAACTACTTGCTGAAAGTACAGAACTTAAAAACATATTTGGAGCAATCGTTAACAATACCAAGTTGTAA
- a CDS encoding S9 family peptidase: protein MKIKHTLVALAAPFLMNAQNVMTPEILWTLNKIGVSAVSPDQNSLIYSLGKTDLKTEKNNKKNYFFNIKSTEATALDLGKKSLVQWDKNGIYAQEDDKIYLSKDAGKTWTEFYTVGKVDNIVISPDGKKVAFSKEVLVEKLLGKEKYADTPKSTAHIYTDLNLRHWDYYNEGKYNHVFIVNTSETADKAKDLLEGKAWDSPQRPFGGTEDFIWTPDSSQLLYVTKPLSGAEYSFSTNTDIFAYDMASGTLKNLTESNKGYDVSPKFSPDGKYLYWMSMARDGYEADKNDLKIMDWKSGKITNLTKDWDESVTGSVFWSQDSKDIYFTSAFRGTKQLFSLNPKNSKIQQITKGDFDLNDIYAQSKNSLLISRTDMNHNADLFSVDLKNGSMKQVTEVNKKNYESITPSRTELKMVKTTDGKEMGVWFIYPPNFDANKKYPTLLYCQGGPQSALTQTFSVRWNFALMAANDYIIVAPNRRGMPGWGTKWNEAISNDWGGQPMRDYLAAADFAKTLPYVDGDRMGAVGASYGGYSVMMLAGIHENRFKTFIAHDGLFDMKSWYLTTEELFFAKWDLGGSPYDNPLPKSYTEFNPSNFVNKWNKPIMIIQGGIDYRVPYEQGQEAFQAAKLKGLKAKFLYFPNENHWILHPQNGLVWQREFFGWLKETL, encoded by the coding sequence ATGAAAATAAAACACACCTTGGTTGCTCTGGCAGCGCCGTTCCTTATGAATGCGCAGAATGTCATGACTCCCGAAATTTTGTGGACTCTTAATAAAATAGGAGTTTCTGCAGTTTCACCAGATCAAAATTCCTTGATCTACAGTCTTGGAAAAACTGATTTGAAGACAGAGAAAAATAATAAGAAGAACTATTTCTTTAATATTAAAAGTACAGAAGCAACGGCTCTCGATTTAGGAAAAAAATCTTTAGTTCAATGGGATAAAAATGGAATCTACGCTCAGGAAGACGACAAAATTTATCTATCGAAAGATGCCGGAAAAACCTGGACAGAATTTTATACCGTTGGAAAAGTAGATAATATTGTTATTTCTCCAGATGGTAAAAAAGTAGCTTTTAGTAAAGAAGTTCTGGTAGAAAAATTATTGGGGAAAGAGAAGTATGCTGATACTCCGAAATCTACTGCACATATTTATACCGACTTGAATCTCCGTCATTGGGATTATTATAATGAAGGAAAATACAACCACGTTTTTATAGTTAATACTTCTGAAACTGCTGATAAAGCGAAAGATTTACTGGAAGGAAAAGCTTGGGATTCGCCACAAAGACCTTTCGGAGGAACTGAAGATTTTATTTGGACTCCGGATTCTTCCCAGCTTTTATATGTGACAAAACCACTAAGCGGTGCGGAATATTCGTTTTCAACAAACACCGATATTTTCGCTTATGACATGGCATCAGGAACTTTAAAAAACCTTACGGAAAGCAATAAAGGATACGATGTTTCCCCTAAATTTTCGCCAGACGGAAAATATTTATATTGGATGTCAATGGCCAGAGATGGTTATGAAGCCGACAAAAATGATTTAAAAATCATGGATTGGAAATCTGGGAAAATAACTAATTTAACCAAAGATTGGGATGAAAGCGTTACCGGTTCTGTTTTCTGGTCGCAAGATTCAAAGGATATTTATTTCACTTCGGCTTTTAGAGGAACAAAACAATTGTTTTCTTTGAATCCGAAAAACTCTAAAATTCAGCAAATTACCAAAGGTGATTTTGATTTGAATGATATTTACGCTCAAAGTAAAAATTCGTTATTGATTTCAAGAACCGATATGAATCACAACGCAGATTTATTTTCTGTTGATTTGAAAAATGGTTCTATGAAACAAGTGACGGAAGTGAATAAGAAGAATTACGAAAGTATTACTCCTTCCAGAACCGAACTAAAAATGGTGAAAACCACGGACGGAAAAGAAATGGGAGTTTGGTTTATTTATCCGCCAAACTTTGACGCGAATAAAAAATATCCAACTTTATTGTATTGTCAAGGTGGACCACAATCTGCTTTAACACAGACTTTCAGCGTTCGATGGAATTTCGCTTTGATGGCAGCAAACGATTATATCATTGTTGCTCCAAATAGAAGAGGAATGCCAGGCTGGGGAACAAAATGGAATGAAGCTATTTCTAACGATTGGGGCGGACAGCCGATGAGAGATTATTTAGCAGCGGCAGATTTTGCGAAAACTTTACCGTATGTTGATGGTGACAGAATGGGAGCAGTTGGTGCAAGTTATGGTGGTTATAGCGTGATGATGTTGGCAGGTATTCATGAAAACCGTTTTAAAACTTTTATCGCACATGATGGACTTTTCGATATGAAATCTTGGTATTTAACGACTGAAGAATTGTTTTTCGCAAAATGGGATTTAGGAGGTTCTCCTTATGACAATCCACTTCCGAAATCGTATACCGAATTTAATCCGTCAAATTTTGTTAACAAATGGAATAAGCCAATTATGATTATTCAAGGTGGAATTGATTACAGAGTTCCTTACGAACAAGGTCAGGAAGCATTCCAAGCAGCTAAACTGAAAGGTTTGAAAGCGAAGTTTCTTTACTTCCCGAACGAAAACCACTGGATTTTACATCCGCAAAATGGTTTGGTTTGGCAGAGAGAATTCTTCGGATGGTTGAAAGAAACCTTATAA
- the queA gene encoding tRNA preQ1(34) S-adenosylmethionine ribosyltransferase-isomerase QueA, giving the protein MKTSHFNFDLPEELLAEHPAEHRDDAKLMVLNRATQTIEHKHFKDVVDYFDEHDLFIFNNTKVFPARLYGNKEKTGAKIEVFLLRELDKETRVWDVLVDPARKIRIGNKLFFTEDEGLVAEVIDNTTSRGRTLRFLYDGSYEEFRAKLKELGETPLPKYFKREVEPEDAERYQTIYAKHEGAVAAPTAGLHFSKHLMKRLEIKGIDFAEITLHVGLGTFNPIEVEDLSKHKMESEEAIITQENADIINKAVAEGRRVCAVGTTTMRTIETSVSSNRKIGPYHGWTNKFIFPPHDFGVANCMITNFHTPKSTLMMMVAAFAGKDFLMHAYEEAVKHKYKFYSYGDAMLII; this is encoded by the coding sequence ATGAAAACATCCCATTTTAACTTTGACTTGCCAGAAGAACTTTTGGCAGAACATCCAGCAGAACACAGAGACGATGCAAAACTCATGGTTCTTAACCGTGCGACACAAACCATAGAACATAAACATTTCAAAGACGTTGTAGATTATTTCGACGAACACGATCTTTTTATCTTTAATAATACCAAAGTTTTTCCAGCAAGATTATATGGGAATAAAGAAAAAACGGGAGCAAAAATCGAAGTTTTCTTATTAAGAGAATTAGATAAAGAAACCCGCGTTTGGGACGTATTGGTAGATCCAGCAAGAAAAATCAGAATCGGTAATAAATTATTCTTTACCGAAGATGAAGGTTTGGTTGCTGAAGTTATTGACAATACCACTTCAAGAGGAAGAACTTTAAGATTTTTATATGATGGTTCTTACGAAGAATTCCGTGCAAAATTAAAAGAATTGGGCGAAACGCCACTTCCAAAATATTTCAAAAGAGAAGTTGAACCAGAAGATGCAGAACGTTACCAAACGATTTATGCAAAACATGAAGGTGCTGTTGCAGCTCCAACTGCAGGTTTACACTTTTCAAAACATTTGATGAAAAGATTAGAAATCAAAGGAATTGATTTCGCGGAAATTACACTTCACGTTGGTTTAGGAACTTTTAATCCAATCGAAGTTGAAGATTTATCGAAACACAAAATGGAATCTGAAGAAGCCATTATCACTCAGGAAAACGCAGATATCATCAACAAAGCTGTTGCTGAAGGTAGAAGAGTTTGTGCCGTTGGAACTACGACGATGAGAACGATTGAGACTTCAGTTTCTTCAAATAGAAAAATTGGACCTTATCATGGTTGGACTAATAAATTTATTTTCCCTCCACACGATTTCGGTGTAGCAAACTGTATGATCACCAACTTCCACACACCAAAATCTACATTAATGATGATGGTTGCAGCGTTTGCAGGAAAGGATTTCTTGATGCACGCTTACGAGGAAGCTGTTAAACACAAATACAAATTCTATTCTTACGGTGACGCCATGTTGATCATCTAA
- a CDS encoding acyl-CoA thioesterase, with amino-acid sequence MNYHTRKWIKPEDLNPNHTLFGGRLLQWIDEEAALYAIVQLETPRCVTKYISEINFISSAKQGDIIEIGIEATDFGNTSITLTCEVRNMMTRQTIITIDKIIFVGVNLDGKPTRHGKTKIEFIADRLKSQGE; translated from the coding sequence ATGAACTATCATACCAGAAAATGGATCAAACCAGAAGATTTAAATCCCAATCACACCCTTTTTGGAGGCAGATTATTACAGTGGATTGACGAAGAAGCCGCGCTTTATGCGATTGTACAATTGGAAACACCACGTTGCGTAACCAAATATATTTCGGAAATTAATTTTATCAGTTCTGCCAAACAGGGAGATATCATTGAAATAGGAATTGAAGCCACAGATTTCGGAAATACTTCTATCACTTTGACATGTGAAGTTCGAAATATGATGACGCGTCAAACGATTATTACCATTGATAAAATTATATTTGTTGGCGTAAATCTGGATGGAAAACCAACCCGACACGGAAAAACAAAAATTGAATTTATCGCTGACCGTTTGAAAAGTCAGGGAGAATAA